One segment of Erigeron canadensis isolate Cc75 chromosome 2, C_canadensis_v1, whole genome shotgun sequence DNA contains the following:
- the LOC122589524 gene encoding probable E3 ubiquitin-protein ligase ARI8, translating into MDSDHDDPIYNSDDDVYVDDDDDHHVDDDDDDGSNAVMNDDDDEHHVTEKTHVVLKEEDLIQRVEQDVNKVTSVLSVNKHIATILLIKYNWNVSDVHEAWFENEVKVRDGVGLFDVDPDVKFPGGNNLNSNNNVVIVDCGICFDSVSVTDTANCGCGHVYCKACWKGYVSGSINDGIGCLSLKCPEPKCGAAVGPDMVEVFVEDTEWKRYQKFVVMSYVESNKKAKWCPGPGCEYAVEFEDDFENFNYDVSCVCKYGFCWKCMEDAHRPVDCETVAKWVLKNSAEAENTTWILAFTKPCPKCNRSIEKNQGCMHMTCRAPCRYEFCWLCLGAWKGHATRSCNSYNSMLQGGVVNDAEKQREMAKKAIERYTHYYERWAANEKSRKRALSDMQKIKTEQLKKISMNYCQPETQLQFILDAWLQIVECRRVLKWTYAYGFYIPADEAGKKSFFEYLQGEAEAGLERLHVCAEKELQGYIENAEDSEEQFNKFRVKLAGLTSVTRSYFENLVKGLQNGLSEVDSHEAQTKTDPDQVGAGDPSIKVRGRKRSIKTGVEQSLESAKRMRIVSRAGTNITPVAGESSSSNRIVIEIDDD; encoded by the coding sequence ATGGATTCCGATCACGATGATCCTATTTATAATTCCGATGATGATGTTTATgttgacgatgatgatgatcatcatgtcgatgatgatgatgatgatggttcgAATGCTGtgatgaatgatgatgatgatgaacatCACGTGACTGAAAAAACTCATGTTGTattaaaagaagaagatttgATTCAACGCGTAGAACAAGATGTTAATAAGGTTACCTCTGTTTTATCTGTTAATAAACATATCGCtaccattttattaattaaatataattggaaTGTTAGTGATGTTCATGAAGCTTGGTTTGAAAACGAAGTCAAAGTTAGGGATGGTGTCGGTTTGTTTGACGTTGACCCGGATGTTAAGTTTCCGGGTGGGAATAAtttaaatagtaataataatgtaGTAATAGTTGATTGTGGGATTTGTTTTGATTCGGTTAGTGTAACCGATACTGCGAATTGTGGGTGTGGTCATGTTTATTGTAAGGCTTGTTGGAAAGGTTATGTTTCTGGCTCTATTAATGATGGAATTGGTTGTTTGAGCTTAAAGTGTCCTGAACCGAAATGTGGGGCGGCTGTTGGGCCGGATATGGTGGAGGTGTTTGTCGAGGATACGGAATGGAAAAGGTATCAAAAGTTTGTTGTGATGTCGTATGTGGAGAGTAATAAGAAGGCCAAGTGGTGTCCTGGACCTGGGTGTGAGTACGCGGTTGAGTTTGAGGAtgattttgagaattttaattatgatgttagTTGTGTATGTAAGTATGGATTTTGTTGGAAATGTATGGAGGATGCGCATCGTCCGGTTGATTGTGAGACGGTGGCGAAATGGGTGTTGAAGAACAGTGCTGAGGCCGAGAATACTACTTGGATACTTGCGTTTACGAAGCCTTGTCCTAAATGTAACCGGTCGATTGAGAAGAATCAAGGGTGTATGCATATGACTTGCAGGGCGCCTTGTCGATATGAATTTTGTTGGTTATGTCTTGGTGCTTGGAAGGGACATGCTACTAGGTCTTGTAATAGCTATAATAGTATGTTGCAGGGGGGTGTAGTTAATGATGCGGAAAAGCAACGAGAGATGGCTAAGAAAGCGATAGAGAGATACACACATTACTATGAACGATGGGCTGCAAATGAGAAGTCAAGGAAACGAGCTCTTTCGGATATGCAAAAGATTAAAACAGAACAACTCAAGAAGATTAGTATGAATTACTGTCAACCCGAGACACAGTTACAGTTCATTTTGGATGCTTGGTTGCAGATAGTTGAATGCAGACGGGTGCTGAAATGGACATATGCATATGGGTTCTATATACCCGCAGATGAAGCAggtaaaaaaagtttttttgagTATTTGCAGGGTGAAGCAGAGGCTGGATTAGAAAGGCTTCATGTTTGTGCTGAAAAGGAGCTGCAAGGTTACATCGAAAACGCTGAAGATAGTGAGGAACAATTTAATAAGTTCAGGGTAAAATTAGCTGGTTTGACTAGTGTGACTCGCTCCTATTTTGAGAACTTGGTTAAGGGCCTACAGAATGGTCTTTCAGAGGTTGATTCTCACGAGGCTCAGACCAAGACCGATCCAGACCAGGTTGGAGCAGGCGATCCAAGTATCAAGGTAAGGGGGCGAAAGAGGTCTATTAAGACTGGTGTGGAACAATCACTAGAAAGTGCCAAGAGAATGAGGATCGTCAGTCGTGCAGGGACAAATATAACCCCGGTGGCTGGTGAATCGTCAAGTAGTAACCGCATAGTGATCGAGATAGACGATGACTGA
- the LOC122586947 gene encoding probable indole-3-acetic acid-amido synthetase GH3.1 — translation MAVADSVITSPMGPPACEKDAKALEFIEEMTKNCDAVQENVLSEILSQNAETEYLQQWNLNYATDRETFKSKVPVIGYEDLQPYILRIANGDRSPILSSHPISEFLTSSGTSAGERKLMPTIAAEMDRRQKLYSLLMPVMNLYVPGLDKGKGLYFYFIKAEAKTPSGLVARPVLTSYYKSQQFKTRPYDPYNVYTSPNETILCVDSFQSMYSQMLCGLIYREEVLRCGAVFASGLVRAIKFLQLNWQQLALDLETGNLSSKITDQSIRECISNILKPSPELAQFIREECCEGNWEGIITRIWPNTKYLDVIVTGAMAQYIPILDFYSGNLPKTCTMYASSECYFGLNLTPMVNPSEVVYTIMPNMGYFEFIPHDPSNPVTLSRDSPPRLLDLAELEVGKEYELVISTYSGLCRYRVGDILQVKSFYNSAPQFKFIRRKNVLLSIDADKTDETELQTAVENASELLKEFNTTVVEYTSYADMKTIPGHYVIFWELLIKDPTNGPTNDVLDQCCLAMEESLNSVYRQSRVADNSIGPLEIRIVKNGTFEELMDYAISRGASINQYKVPRCVSFTPIMELLNSRVVSEHFSPTAPHWTAERRF, via the exons ATGGCTGTTGCTGATTCTGTAATAACGTCACCCATGGGACCTCCAGCGTGTGAGAAAGATGCTAAGGCTCTTGAGTTTATCGAAGAAATGACGAAAAACTGTGATGCGGTGCAAGAGAATGTATTGTCCGAGATACTTTCTCAAAATGCCGAAACCGAATACTTGCAACAATGGAACCTAAATTACGCCACTGACCGAGAAACTTTCAAGTCGAAAGTACCGGTTATCGGTTATGAAGACTTGCAGCCATACATCCTACGTATCGCCAATGGAGACCGCTCTCCCATTCTCTCATCACATCCCATTTCTGAGTTCCTTACaag TTCGGGGACATCTGCCGGTGAAAGAAAACTCATGCCAACAATTGCTGCAGAAATGGACCGTAGGCAGAAGCTCTACAGCCTTCTCATGCCTGTCATGAATCT GTATGTGCCCGGTCTAGACAAGGGCAAGGGATTATACTTCTATTTCATCAAGGCTGAGGCAAAAACCCCTAGTGGTTTGGTAGCCCGACCCGTTTTAACAAGTTACTACAAGAGCCAGCAGTTCAAAACCCGACCCTATGACCCATATAACGTCTACACCAGCCCAAACGAAACTATCTTATGTGTTGACTCTTTCCAAAGCATGTACTCTCAAATGCTTTGCGGTCTTATTTATCGCGAAGAAGTTCTTCGATGTGGCGCGGTTTTCGCGTCTGGCCTTGTCCGGGCCATCAAGTTTCTTCAACTTAACTGGCAACAACTCGCTCTAGATCTAGAAACCGGAAACTTGAGCTCGAAAATTACTGACCAGTCAATTCGAGAATGTATTTCAAATATTCTGAAACCTAGCCCGGAATTGGCCCAATTCATTAGGGAAGAATGTTGTGAAGGGAACTGGGAAGGAATCATTACTCGAATTTGGCCCAACACCAAATACCTTGATGTTATTGTTACTGGTGCTATGGCTCAGTACATTCCAATTCTCGATTTTTACAGTGGTAATTTACCGAAAACTTGTACAATGTACGCTTCTTCGGAATGTTACTTTGGGTTAAATTTAACCCCAATGGTGAATCCTTCGGAGGTTGTTTACACCATTATGCCAAATATGGGTTACTTCGAGTTCATTCCACATGATCCTTCAAACCCAGTGACTCTCTCACGTGACTCGCCACCTCGTCTTCTTGATCTTGCCGAATTAGAGGTCGGGAAAGAGTACGAGCTCGTGATCTCGACGTACTCGGGTCTTTGTAGGTACCGAGTAGGCGACATTCTCCAAGTGAAGAGCTTCTATAACTCGGCCCCGCAATTCAAATTCATTAGGCGAAAGAATGTTCTACTAAGCATTGATGCTGATAAAACCGATGAAACCGAGTTACAAACAGCCGTCGAAAACGCTTCCGAGCTTCTTAAAGAATTCAACACAACTGTTGTTGAATACACAAGCTATGCTGACATGAAGACCATTCCGGGCCATTATGTTATCTTTTGGGAGTTACTGATAAAAGACCCTACCAACGGGCCAACCAACGATGTGTTGGATCAATGCTGTTTGGCAATGGAAGAATCGTTAAACTCGGTGTATAGACAAAGCCGGGTTGCGGATAATTCCATTGGCCCGTTGGAAATCCGCATCGTGAAAAACGGGACGTTTGAGGAGTTAATGGACTACGCGATATCACGAGGTGCTTCCATTAACCAATACAAGGTTCCACGCTGTGTAAGTTTCACGCCGATTATGGAACTTCTCAATTCAAGGGTTGTTTCAGAGCATTTCAGTCCAACTGCACCACACTGGACTGCCGAGCGACGTTTTTAG